Proteins from one Flavobacterium sp. N2038 genomic window:
- a CDS encoding PepSY-associated TM helix domain-containing protein yields MSKEAKKNSSKKKDSKIVKKIKQHMYKWHRVIGLVTIVPVIFWTFSGLMHPFMAHFFKPEIAHDKIEQPVINKSQLHYSIQEVLQKNEISQFKNFRIVTFNNATYYQVKTILGELWYFDTSTAKKLQNGDQKYAEWLSRYFLDDQKSTVKNSEVVTEFTSQYKYVNRYLPVYKLSFDRPDAMQIYVETSSGKLATYNPTSRQAFIWFFDTFHNWSFIDAISNNSIRIITMIFLLSIIGFSALSGILIYGLLWKQFKKTDNLQPKKGLRKYHRQIGIWVSLFTLTFAFSGAYHATTKWTPYTLSQMVYEPTFVTKEIPTANNNLILDWDRFQNMSIITLNDTTYYRCQLLEKETGRFKKPKSDSKWNKKDDPKSEVVYINATTNKITPNLDLEYAEFLAYYFTDGAPKASCCEMATSSEDDSQPSLENVKLLESKVLTDFESREYGFVNKRLPVIKLAYDTPEKTTYFIETSTSRLAAVINNADKVEGYSFAIFHKFLFMDWAGKNIRDLTTVLAALSILIVSVLGFILFLKK; encoded by the coding sequence ATGAGTAAAGAAGCAAAGAAAAACTCTTCTAAAAAGAAAGATTCAAAAATCGTAAAAAAAATCAAACAGCACATGTACAAGTGGCATCGTGTTATTGGTTTAGTGACTATTGTTCCTGTAATTTTCTGGACCTTTTCTGGTTTAATGCATCCTTTTATGGCGCATTTTTTCAAACCCGAAATTGCTCATGATAAAATTGAACAGCCAGTTATTAACAAAAGTCAACTGCATTATTCTATTCAGGAAGTTTTGCAGAAAAATGAAATATCACAGTTCAAAAATTTCAGAATTGTCACTTTTAATAATGCCACCTATTATCAGGTAAAAACAATTCTGGGAGAATTATGGTATTTTGATACTTCAACTGCTAAAAAACTCCAAAACGGAGATCAAAAATATGCCGAGTGGCTTTCTCGCTACTTCTTAGATGATCAAAAAAGCACTGTAAAAAACAGCGAAGTGGTAACTGAATTTACCTCGCAATACAAATACGTAAACCGTTATTTGCCCGTTTACAAACTAAGTTTTGACCGTCCGGATGCTATGCAGATCTATGTAGAAACTTCATCGGGCAAACTGGCAACTTATAACCCAACTTCCAGACAAGCTTTTATCTGGTTCTTCGATACGTTTCATAATTGGTCTTTTATAGACGCCATTTCCAACAACAGTATCCGAATTATTACGATGATTTTCCTGTTGTCTATTATTGGGTTTTCTGCCTTGAGCGGTATTTTGATTTATGGTTTGCTTTGGAAACAATTCAAAAAAACAGATAATTTGCAACCTAAAAAAGGACTTAGAAAATACCATCGACAAATTGGAATCTGGGTTTCACTTTTTACGCTAACTTTCGCTTTTAGTGGTGCGTATCATGCTACCACAAAATGGACGCCATATACCTTATCACAAATGGTTTACGAACCTACTTTTGTGACAAAAGAAATTCCAACTGCAAATAATAATTTGATTTTAGACTGGGATCGTTTTCAAAACATGAGTATTATTACACTAAACGATACCACATATTATCGCTGTCAATTACTTGAAAAAGAAACTGGAAGATTCAAGAAGCCAAAATCTGATTCTAAATGGAACAAAAAAGACGATCCAAAATCTGAAGTAGTTTACATTAATGCGACAACAAATAAAATTACACCAAATCTGGATTTGGAATATGCTGAATTTTTAGCCTATTATTTTACCGACGGAGCACCAAAAGCTTCCTGCTGTGAAATGGCTACTTCTTCTGAAGATGATTCTCAGCCTTCTCTGGAAAATGTAAAATTGTTAGAATCAAAAGTTCTAACCGATTTTGAAAGCAGAGAATATGGTTTTGTCAACAAAAGACTTCCGGTAATAAAACTGGCTTATGATACACCCGAAAAAACAACATACTTTATCGAGACATCAACTTCAAGACTTGCTGCTGTAATTAATAATGCAGACAAAGTTGAAGGTTATTCTTTTGCCATTTTTCATAAATTCTTATTTATGGACTGGGCTGGAAAAAACATTCGGGATTTGACAACGGTTTTAGCAGCGCTGTCCATTTTAATTGTCAGTGTGTTAGGTTTTATTCTTTTTTTGAAAAAATAG
- a CDS encoding TonB-dependent receptor yields the protein MKKIYFTLFIIGQCVFAQNKTTQDTTKSQELENVFITANRTATLRKETPVAISKLTAKTINETKATAVYEIINKTPGVLMVNLGNEQHMMSIRQPMTTNAYYLYLEDGLPIRPMGIFNHNALLEINQYNLQSIEVVKGPVSSLYGPEAVGGTINLISLKPPVDPEFKFGVQADNYGYRRFQAAGGATIGKVGFHIAGISSLQENGWMTYSDYNKDNLNARIDYNISPSTRLISNTMYGKYYSDMSGTVNEEAFNNRTYKSTSNFTYRKSDALRTRLTLEHDWNSNSSSYITAYLRDNKLGQNPSYGIKWSPTVNPTTAKGEVNSNNFKSYGAIGQHTQKFDFLNTKIVAGALYDYSPVTYWSYVIDLKANLNPGTPGKQTVDSYEIIAERPDAKLADYTADIFNTAGYAQISFNPIEKLVVTLGGRYDNMKVNYDNALDLSSGSKVYDKATFKAGVNYNPVEFAGFYGNYSQGFAPPGITSIFRTKPGTGGTTGVPAAFYYNLEPATFYNYEVGGWFSFLENKLNFDYAFYYMEGKNELLNIKLPDNSTDYRSAGETRHKGIEFGGSYRPSKQFNIRVGGTYAQHTYIDFKLSDKPSDPIQNLNGKEMPAAPKWSGNSEVSYYPNWLPNLRTSVEWQLVGSYYQDQINTVKYDGYNIFNARVGYQWKGIEVYGNVMNLTDKLYAYNVSRANTVNAQPTYTAAAPRTFVFGIQYNFSLKK from the coding sequence ATGAAAAAAATATACTTTACCCTATTCATCATAGGGCAATGTGTTTTTGCGCAAAACAAAACAACGCAGGATACAACAAAATCACAGGAACTTGAAAATGTTTTCATTACAGCAAATCGTACAGCAACTTTAAGAAAAGAAACGCCTGTCGCCATTAGTAAATTAACCGCCAAAACAATTAACGAAACTAAAGCAACTGCGGTTTACGAAATCATAAACAAAACACCTGGTGTATTAATGGTCAATTTAGGAAACGAGCAGCATATGATGTCTATTCGTCAGCCTATGACAACTAATGCCTATTACTTATATCTGGAAGACGGATTACCAATTCGCCCAATGGGAATTTTTAATCACAATGCCTTATTAGAGATAAACCAATATAATTTGCAGAGCATTGAAGTTGTAAAAGGTCCGGTATCTTCTTTATATGGCCCTGAAGCTGTAGGCGGAACTATAAATTTAATTTCATTAAAACCTCCTGTTGATCCGGAATTTAAATTTGGAGTTCAGGCCGACAATTACGGTTACAGAAGATTTCAGGCAGCTGGCGGTGCAACAATTGGAAAAGTAGGTTTTCATATTGCCGGAATTTCAAGTTTACAGGAAAACGGATGGATGACCTATTCTGATTACAACAAAGACAATCTGAATGCCAGAATTGATTATAACATCTCTCCTTCTACCCGGCTGATCAGCAATACCATGTATGGAAAATATTATTCAGATATGAGTGGTACTGTAAACGAAGAGGCTTTTAACAACAGAACCTACAAAAGCACTTCTAATTTTACTTATAGAAAATCTGATGCCTTAAGAACCCGATTAACACTGGAACATGATTGGAACAGTAATTCCAGTAGTTATATAACAGCCTATTTGCGTGACAACAAATTGGGGCAAAATCCATCTTACGGAATTAAATGGAGTCCAACTGTAAACCCAACAACAGCAAAAGGTGAAGTCAACTCAAACAACTTTAAAAGTTATGGAGCTATTGGGCAACATACTCAAAAATTTGATTTTCTGAATACTAAAATTGTCGCAGGCGCATTATACGATTATTCTCCTGTAACTTATTGGTCGTATGTAATTGATTTAAAAGCCAACTTAAATCCTGGAACTCCTGGAAAACAAACGGTAGATTCTTATGAGATTATTGCCGAACGCCCAGATGCTAAACTGGCCGATTACACAGCAGATATTTTCAATACAGCAGGTTATGCACAAATAAGCTTTAATCCAATTGAAAAATTAGTCGTTACTCTTGGTGGTCGTTACGACAATATGAAGGTTAATTATGATAATGCACTTGATCTTTCTTCAGGAAGCAAAGTGTATGATAAAGCCACTTTTAAGGCAGGAGTAAATTATAATCCTGTAGAATTTGCAGGATTTTATGGGAACTACTCACAAGGTTTTGCTCCTCCAGGTATTACTTCAATCTTTAGAACCAAACCCGGAACTGGCGGTACAACAGGTGTTCCTGCAGCTTTCTATTATAATCTTGAGCCTGCAACTTTCTATAATTACGAAGTTGGCGGATGGTTTTCTTTCTTAGAAAATAAACTAAACTTCGATTATGCTTTCTACTACATGGAAGGCAAAAATGAATTATTAAATATTAAACTTCCTGATAATTCAACAGATTACCGTTCTGCTGGTGAAACCCGTCATAAAGGAATCGAGTTTGGCGGTTCGTACAGACCTTCTAAACAATTCAATATACGTGTTGGTGGTACTTACGCGCAACATACTTACATAGATTTTAAACTTTCAGACAAACCATCAGATCCTATTCAGAACCTGAACGGAAAAGAAATGCCGGCAGCGCCAAAATGGTCAGGGAATTCAGAAGTGAGTTATTATCCTAACTGGCTTCCTAATTTAAGAACATCAGTAGAATGGCAGCTTGTAGGCAGTTATTATCAGGATCAGATTAATACTGTAAAATATGATGGTTACAACATCTTCAACGCGAGGGTTGGTTATCAATGGAAAGGAATTGAAGTATATGGAAACGTAATGAACTTAACTGATAAATTATACGCTTACAATGTTTCGAGAGCCAATACGGTAAACGCACAGCCAACGTACACAGCAGCAGCGCCACGAACCTTTGTATTTGGAATTCAGTACAATTTTTCATTAAAAAAATAA
- the secA gene encoding preprotein translocase subunit SecA, with translation MSFINSIIKVFVGDKSQKDVKALQPYLNKIKTFETSLMSLSHDELRARTVYFKDRIKEARADKDAKIASLKAEVENIEDIDKREDLYDAIDSLEKEAYEISEKTLLEILPEAFSVVKETARRFKENSHIEVTATPKDREFSATKAYITIDGEKAVWANKWNAAGKDITWDMIHYDVQLIGGMVLHEGKVAEMQTGEGKTLVATLPLYLNALTGNGVHLVTVNDYLAKRDSTWKAPLFEFHGLTVDCIDNHQPSTEQRKKAYDADITYGTNNEFGFDYLRDNMAHSPGDLVQRKHNYAIVDEVDSVLIDDARTPLIISGPVPQGDRHEFNELKPKIENLVSQQRQLANGFLAEAKKLIKEGNTKEGGFLLLRAYRSLPKNKALIKFLSEEGIKQLLQKTENQYMQDNNREMHKVDEALYFVIEEKNNQVELTDNGIKYLSGDTDSDFFVLPDIGTEIAAIEKQKLDKDAEAEAKERLFQDFGVKSERIHTLTQLLKAYALFEKDVEYVIMDNKIMIVDEQTGRIMDGRRYSDGLHQAIEAKENVKIEAATQTFATVTLQNYFRMYSKLGGMTGTAVTEAGELWQIYKLDVVEIPTNRPIARQDKEDYIYKTTREKFNAVIEDVTELSNAGRPVLIGTTSVEISELLSRMLKMRGVTHNVLNAKMHKQEAQIVEEAGKAGVVTIATNMAGRGTDIKLSPEVKAAGGLAIVGTERHDSRRVDRQLRGRAGRQGDPGSSQFYVSLEDNLMRLFGSERVAKVMDRMGLQEGEVIQHSMMTKSIERAQKKVEENNFGVRKRLLEYDDVMNSQREVVYKRRRHALFGERLKLDIANMLYDTCELIVSQTKIANDFKDFEFDLIRYFGITSPISEADFAKLTDIEVTGKVYKEALAFYTEKTERSAREAFPIIRGVFEEPNNHFERIVVPFTDGIKTLNVVTDLKKAYESQGAQLIADFEKNITLSIVDEAWKKHLRKMDELKQSVQLAVHEQKDPLLIYKLEAFNLFRGMLDNVNKEVISFLFKGDLPAQNVSSEIHEAREVRQKENLQLTKDEIVNSEDINREAGETQQRQVTETIVREMPKINRNDTVTVQEVATGKTETMKYKKAESLLAAGTWVLV, from the coding sequence AATTGCTTCGCTTAAAGCAGAAGTAGAAAACATCGAAGACATCGACAAAAGAGAAGATCTTTATGATGCAATTGATTCTCTTGAAAAAGAAGCTTACGAAATCTCAGAAAAAACTTTATTGGAAATTCTTCCTGAAGCATTTTCTGTAGTAAAAGAAACAGCTCGCCGTTTTAAAGAAAACTCACATATCGAAGTTACTGCAACTCCAAAAGATCGTGAATTTTCAGCAACAAAAGCATATATCACAATTGATGGTGAAAAAGCAGTTTGGGCTAACAAATGGAATGCTGCCGGAAAAGATATCACTTGGGACATGATTCATTATGATGTTCAGTTAATTGGTGGTATGGTATTGCACGAAGGTAAAGTTGCCGAAATGCAAACGGGTGAAGGTAAAACATTGGTTGCAACTCTTCCTCTTTACTTAAATGCTTTGACAGGAAATGGTGTTCACTTAGTAACTGTGAATGACTATCTGGCAAAACGTGATAGTACATGGAAAGCTCCATTGTTTGAGTTCCACGGTTTAACTGTTGATTGTATTGATAATCACCAACCAAGTACAGAACAAAGAAAAAAAGCATACGACGCAGATATCACTTACGGAACCAACAACGAATTTGGTTTTGACTACTTAAGAGATAACATGGCACATTCGCCAGGCGATTTAGTGCAAAGAAAACACAATTATGCCATTGTCGATGAGGTCGATTCTGTATTAATTGATGATGCAAGAACTCCACTTATTATTTCTGGTCCGGTTCCTCAGGGAGATCGTCATGAATTTAATGAACTGAAACCAAAAATCGAAAACTTAGTATCTCAACAACGTCAGTTAGCAAATGGTTTCTTGGCAGAAGCTAAAAAATTAATCAAAGAAGGAAATACTAAAGAAGGCGGATTCTTATTATTAAGAGCTTACAGAAGTTTACCTAAAAATAAAGCATTAATTAAATTTTTAAGTGAAGAAGGAATTAAACAATTACTTCAAAAAACTGAAAATCAATACATGCAGGATAACAATCGTGAGATGCACAAAGTTGACGAAGCTTTGTATTTTGTGATTGAAGAAAAAAACAATCAGGTAGAATTGACAGACAATGGTATTAAATACCTTTCTGGAGATACTGATTCTGATTTCTTCGTTTTACCGGATATCGGAACAGAAATAGCTGCAATCGAAAAACAAAAACTGGATAAAGATGCTGAAGCTGAGGCTAAAGAAAGATTATTCCAGGACTTTGGTGTAAAAAGTGAGCGTATTCACACCTTAACACAACTTTTAAAAGCTTACGCTTTATTTGAAAAAGATGTAGAATATGTGATCATGGACAACAAAATTATGATTGTCGATGAGCAAACAGGTCGTATCATGGATGGCCGTCGTTATTCTGACGGTTTACACCAGGCAATCGAAGCTAAAGAAAATGTAAAAATCGAAGCTGCTACACAAACTTTTGCTACAGTTACATTACAGAATTATTTCAGAATGTACAGCAAATTGGGTGGTATGACAGGTACAGCTGTTACAGAAGCTGGAGAGTTATGGCAGATTTACAAATTAGACGTTGTTGAAATTCCAACAAACCGTCCAATCGCAAGACAAGACAAAGAAGATTATATCTACAAAACTACACGTGAAAAATTCAACGCTGTAATCGAAGATGTTACTGAATTATCAAACGCAGGAAGACCTGTATTGATTGGGACAACTTCTGTAGAGATTTCAGAATTATTAAGCCGAATGTTAAAAATGAGAGGCGTTACGCATAACGTCTTGAATGCTAAAATGCACAAACAAGAGGCGCAAATTGTAGAAGAAGCCGGTAAAGCCGGAGTTGTAACTATTGCAACAAACATGGCTGGTCGTGGTACCGATATTAAATTATCTCCAGAAGTAAAAGCTGCTGGTGGTTTAGCAATCGTAGGTACAGAGCGTCATGATTCTCGTCGTGTAGACAGACAGTTACGTGGTCGTGCAGGACGTCAGGGAGATCCGGGAAGTTCTCAATTTTATGTTTCTCTTGAAGATAACCTAATGCGTTTATTTGGTTCTGAAAGAGTTGCTAAAGTAATGGACAGAATGGGATTACAGGAAGGTGAAGTTATTCAGCATTCTATGATGACTAAATCTATCGAACGTGCTCAGAAAAAAGTAGAAGAAAACAACTTTGGTGTTCGTAAACGTTTATTAGAATATGATGACGTAATGAACTCTCAACGTGAAGTAGTTTACAAACGTCGTCGTCATGCATTATTTGGTGAGCGTTTGAAATTAGATATTGCCAATATGCTTTATGATACTTGCGAATTAATCGTAAGTCAAACTAAAATTGCAAATGATTTTAAAGATTTTGAATTTGATTTAATTCGTTATTTCGGAATTACATCTCCAATTTCAGAAGCAGATTTCGCAAAATTAACTGATATTGAAGTTACAGGAAAAGTATACAAAGAAGCTTTAGCGTTCTATACTGAAAAAACAGAAAGAAGTGCAAGAGAAGCTTTCCCAATCATTAGAGGAGTTTTTGAAGAGCCAAACAATCATTTCGAAAGAATTGTAGTTCCTTTTACAGATGGAATCAAAACTTTGAATGTTGTTACAGACTTAAAGAAAGCATACGAAAGCCAAGGAGCTCAGTTAATTGCTGATTTTGAGAAAAACATCACCTTATCAATTGTTGATGAAGCATGGAAAAAACATTTACGCAAAATGGACGAATTGAAACAATCTGTTCAATTGGCTGTTCACGAACAAAAAGATCCATTGCTTATCTACAAATTAGAAGCTTTTAATTTGTTCAGAGGAATGTTAGACAATGTTAATAAAGAAGTTATTTCATTCTTGTTCAAAGGTGATTTGCCTGCTCAAAACGTTAGCTCTGAAATCCACGAAGCAAGAGAAGTTCGTCAAAAAGAAAATTTACAATTAACAAAAGACGAAATTGTAAACAGTGAAGATATCAACCGTGAAGCCGGAGAAACGCAACAACGTCAGGTTACAGAAACTATCGTTAGAGAGATGCCAAAAATCAATAGAAATGACACCGTTACGGTTCAGGAAGTTGCAACAGGTAAAACAGAAACAATGAAGTACAAAAAAGCTGAGAGTTTATTAGCTGCTGGTACCTGGGTTCTTGTTTAA